The following proteins are encoded in a genomic region of Kosakonia oryzae:
- the ompF gene encoding porin OmpF, with protein sequence MMKRNILAVVIPALLVAGAANAAEIYNKDGNKVDIYGKAVGLHYFSKDNGDNSYGGNGDQTYARLGFKGETKINDQLTGYGQWEYNFQGNNSEGGTDAQDGNKTRLAFAGLKAGDLGSFDYGRNYGLVYDAIGVTDMLPEFGGDTGASDNFFAGRNGGLATYRNSNFFGLVDGLNFGVQYLGKNERATSLTDDANDITRSNGDGWASSVSYDFNGFGIVGAYGAADRTNVQQALKDYGTSGEKAEQWAVGLKYDANNIYLAALYEETHNATRLKTKLPSGVAQNGYLNKTQDFSVVAQYQFDFGLRPSIAYYKSKAKDVEGIGSEDFINYVEVGATYYFNKNMSTYVDYIINQIDKDNKLGVGSDDTVAVGIVYQF encoded by the coding sequence ATGATGAAGCGCAATATCCTGGCAGTGGTTATCCCTGCCCTGCTGGTAGCGGGTGCAGCTAACGCTGCTGAGATCTATAACAAAGATGGCAACAAAGTAGATATCTACGGTAAAGCAGTAGGTCTGCACTACTTCTCTAAAGACAACGGCGACAACAGCTACGGCGGCAATGGCGATCAGACTTACGCTCGTCTGGGCTTTAAAGGCGAAACAAAAATCAACGACCAGTTGACTGGTTACGGCCAGTGGGAATACAACTTCCAGGGCAACAACTCTGAAGGCGGTACTGATGCTCAAGATGGTAACAAAACCCGTCTGGCATTTGCAGGTCTGAAAGCTGGCGATTTAGGTTCTTTCGACTACGGTCGTAACTACGGTCTGGTATACGATGCAATTGGCGTAACTGACATGCTGCCAGAATTCGGTGGCGACACTGGTGCCAGCGATAACTTCTTCGCAGGCCGTAACGGTGGTCTGGCTACTTACCGTAACAGCAACTTCTTCGGTCTGGTTGACGGCCTGAACTTCGGCGTTCAGTACCTGGGTAAAAACGAGCGTGCAACTTCCCTGACTGATGATGCAAACGACATTACACGTTCCAACGGCGACGGCTGGGCTTCTTCTGTAAGCTACGACTTCAACGGTTTCGGTATCGTTGGTGCTTACGGCGCGGCTGACCGTACTAACGTACAGCAGGCTCTGAAAGATTACGGTACTTCTGGCGAAAAAGCTGAGCAGTGGGCTGTTGGTCTGAAATATGACGCAAACAACATCTACCTGGCCGCTCTGTATGAAGAAACCCACAACGCAACTCGCCTGAAAACCAAACTGCCAAGCGGTGTTGCACAGAATGGTTACCTGAACAAAACTCAGGACTTCTCTGTTGTAGCACAGTACCAGTTCGACTTCGGTCTGCGTCCGTCCATCGCTTACTACAAATCTAAAGCGAAAGATGTTGAAGGCATTGGCAGCGAAGATTTCATCAACTACGTAGAAGTGGGCGCAACCTACTACTTCAACAAAAACATGTCCACCTATGTTGACTACATCATCAACCAGATTGATAAAGACAACAAACTGGGCGTAGGTTCTGACGACACCGTTGCAGTTGGTATCGTTTACCAGTTCTAA
- a CDS encoding amino acid aminotransferase: MFENITAAPADPILGLADLFRADERPNKINLGIGVYKDETGKTPVLTSVKKAEQYLLENEATKNYLSIDGIPEFGRCTQELLFGKGSAIINDKRARTAQTPGGTGGLRVAADFLAKNTAVKRVWVSNPSWPNHKGVFNSAGLEVCEYNYYDAQNHALDFDGMLASLNNAQAGDVVLFHGCCHNPTGIDPTLEQWETLAKLSIEKGWLPLFDFAYQGFARGLEEDAEGLRAFAALHKEFLVASSFSKNFGLYSERVGACTLVAADAENADRAFSQMKSVIRANYSNPPAHGASIVATILSNDALRAIWEQELTDMRQRIQRMRLLFVNTLQEKGANRDFSFITRQNGMFSFSGLTKEQVLRLREEFGIYAVASGRINVAGMTPDNMSPLCEAIVAVL; encoded by the coding sequence ATGTTTGAGAATATAACCGCTGCCCCTGCCGACCCTATTCTGGGTCTGGCCGATCTGTTTCGCGCCGATGAACGCCCCAATAAAATCAACTTAGGGATCGGTGTTTATAAAGATGAAACCGGCAAGACCCCGGTATTAACCAGCGTGAAGAAAGCAGAACAGTACCTGCTGGAAAATGAAGCCACCAAGAACTACCTCAGCATCGATGGTATTCCTGAGTTTGGCCGTTGCACCCAGGAACTGCTGTTCGGCAAAGGCAGCGCGATTATCAATGACAAACGTGCACGTACCGCACAGACTCCGGGCGGCACCGGCGGGCTGCGCGTCGCGGCAGATTTCCTGGCCAAAAACACCGCCGTTAAGCGCGTCTGGGTAAGCAATCCAAGCTGGCCGAACCATAAGGGCGTCTTCAACTCCGCTGGCCTCGAAGTCTGCGAATATAACTATTACGATGCGCAGAACCACGCGCTGGATTTCGACGGTATGCTGGCGAGCCTGAACAATGCGCAGGCTGGCGATGTGGTGCTGTTCCATGGTTGCTGCCATAACCCGACGGGTATCGATCCTACGCTTGAGCAGTGGGAAACGCTGGCGAAACTCTCCATTGAGAAAGGCTGGTTGCCGCTGTTCGATTTCGCCTATCAGGGGTTTGCCCGCGGTCTGGAAGAAGATGCTGAAGGCCTGCGCGCGTTTGCTGCGCTGCATAAAGAGTTTCTCGTCGCCAGCTCATTCTCCAAAAACTTCGGTCTGTATAGCGAGCGTGTCGGTGCCTGTACGCTGGTCGCGGCGGATGCAGAAAACGCCGATCGCGCCTTCAGCCAAATGAAATCCGTGATCCGCGCCAACTACTCTAACCCACCGGCACACGGCGCTTCTATCGTGGCAACCATTCTCAGCAATGACGCACTACGCGCGATCTGGGAACAGGAGCTGACCGATATGCGCCAGCGTATTCAGCGTATGCGCCTGCTGTTTGTGAATACGCTGCAGGAGAAAGGGGCAAACCGCGATTTCAGCTTTATTACCCGTCAGAACGGTATGTTTTCGTTCAGCGGCCTGACCAAAGAGCAGGTGCTGCGTCTGCGCGAAGAGTTTGGCATTTACGCTGTCGCTTCCGGGCGTATCAACGTTGCAGGTATGACGCCGGATAATATGTCGCCGCTGTGCGAAGCGATTGTCGCCGTACTGTAA
- a CDS encoding MBL fold metallo-hydrolase has product MNYRIIPVTAFSQNCSLIWCEQTQLAAVVDPGGDAQRIIAEVDASSVTLTQVLLTHGHLDHVGAAAEVAQHYGVPIIGPEKNDEFWLQGLPAQSRMFGLDDCLPLTPDRWLNEGDTVTVGKVTLQVLHCPGHTPGHVVFFDAQSRLLVSGDVIFKGGVGRSDFPQGNHAQLIDSIKRKLLPLGDDVTFIPGHGPMSTLGNERLHNPFLQDELPVW; this is encoded by the coding sequence ATGAACTATCGTATTATTCCGGTTACCGCGTTCTCACAGAATTGTTCGTTAATCTGGTGTGAACAGACTCAACTTGCCGCCGTGGTCGATCCTGGCGGCGATGCACAGCGTATTATCGCCGAAGTGGATGCTTCCAGCGTGACGCTGACGCAAGTTCTGCTCACGCATGGTCATCTTGATCATGTGGGTGCGGCAGCCGAAGTGGCGCAGCATTACGGTGTGCCGATTATTGGCCCGGAAAAAAATGATGAGTTCTGGTTGCAGGGGCTGCCCGCCCAAAGCCGGATGTTTGGTCTGGATGATTGCCTACCGCTGACGCCCGACCGCTGGTTAAATGAAGGCGATACGGTTACCGTCGGTAAGGTGACATTGCAAGTATTGCATTGCCCGGGTCATACGCCGGGACATGTGGTGTTTTTTGATGCGCAGTCGCGTTTGCTGGTTTCTGGCGATGTGATCTTTAAAGGCGGTGTTGGGCGCAGCGATTTCCCGCAGGGGAATCATGCGCAGTTGATTGATTCAATCAAACGTAAATTACTGCCTCTTGGCGATGACGTTACCTTTATTCCTGGACACGGGCCAATGTCGACGCTGGGCAATGAACGGCTGCACAACCCGTTCCTGCAGGATGAATTACCGGTGTGGTAA
- a CDS encoding YcbK family protein, translating into MDKFDANRRKLLALGGVALGAAMLPTQAFATLSTPRPRILTLNNLNTGESIKAEFFDGRGYIQDELAKLNHFFRDYRANKIKTIDPQLFDHLFRLQGLLGTRKPVQLISGYRSVDTNNELRAHSRGVAKQSYHTKGQAMDFHIEGIALSNIRKAALSLRAGGVGYYPSSNFVHIDTGPVRHW; encoded by the coding sequence ATGGATAAATTTGACGCTAATCGCCGCAAACTGCTGGCGTTGGGTGGGGTTGCTCTTGGCGCCGCCATGTTACCAACGCAGGCGTTTGCTACCCTTTCCACGCCACGACCGCGTATTCTGACGCTGAATAATCTGAATACCGGAGAGTCTATTAAAGCTGAGTTCTTTGATGGCAGAGGCTATATTCAGGATGAATTAGCAAAACTGAATCATTTTTTCCGTGATTACCGCGCGAATAAAATTAAAACCATCGATCCTCAGTTGTTTGACCATCTCTTTCGCCTGCAGGGGCTGCTGGGAACACGCAAGCCTGTGCAACTCATTTCCGGCTATCGTTCTGTTGATACCAATAATGAACTACGCGCGCACAGCCGCGGCGTGGCGAAACAGAGTTACCACACCAAAGGCCAGGCCATGGATTTCCATATTGAAGGGATTGCTCTGAGTAATATTCGCAAAGCAGCGTTATCTCTGCGCGCGGGTGGTGTAGGATACTACCCCAGCAGCAACTTTGTGCATATTGATACCGGCCCGGTGCGGCACTGGTAA
- the ldtD gene encoding L,D-transpeptidase, protein MLLKKLNGRRMSALSLCLALAFAPLFSVQADEPEIVPVDSSATPGDQPTVLQQPQAQSPATAMLIGVKPYPAGVSVADVRAQLQSQLPANWTPIFMNQLAALYAARGQKPMWDNRDAVQAFQQQLAEVAIAGFQPQFTTWVELLTDPDVSGMARDVVLSDAMLGYLHFVAGIQAKGQRWLYSDKPYALATPAISVINQWQLALDNGSLPSFIQSLAPHHPQYAAMHQSLLTLVGDSRPWPQIASNVTLRPGQWSNDVPALREILQRTGMLEGGPNIVLPGDQVAVSTSAASTRKKVPTRAAYDRQLVEAVKRFQAWQGLHADGVIGQGTRDWLNVSPSQRAALLALNIQRLRLLPVTLSTGIMVNIPEYSLVYYLNGSQVLASRVIVGRPDRKTPMMSSALNNVVVNPPWNVPPTLARQDILPKVLNDPTYLERHGYTVLRGWNSKEAIDPSMVDWATITPSNLPFRFQQAPGVQNSLGRYKFNMPSSDAIYLHDTPNHNLFQKETRALSSGCVRVNKASELANMLLQDAGWNDTRISDALKQGDTRYVNIRHNIPVNLYYLTAFVGADGRTQYRTDIYNYDLTARSGAQILPKAEQLIR, encoded by the coding sequence ATGTTGCTTAAGAAGTTAAATGGTCGTCGGATGTCAGCGCTGAGTTTGTGCCTGGCACTGGCATTTGCTCCACTGTTCAGCGTACAGGCCGATGAGCCTGAAATAGTGCCGGTTGACAGTTCCGCCACGCCGGGCGATCAGCCGACCGTGTTACAGCAGCCGCAGGCACAATCGCCTGCTACCGCCATGTTAATCGGCGTGAAGCCTTATCCTGCCGGTGTTTCTGTGGCAGATGTTCGCGCACAGTTGCAGTCGCAATTGCCTGCCAACTGGACGCCCATCTTTATGAATCAACTGGCAGCCCTGTATGCCGCGCGCGGCCAGAAACCCATGTGGGATAACCGCGATGCGGTGCAGGCGTTTCAACAGCAACTGGCAGAAGTGGCGATTGCCGGTTTTCAGCCGCAATTCACCACCTGGGTTGAGCTGTTAACCGATCCGGATGTTTCCGGTATGGCGCGTGATGTAGTGCTCTCTGACGCCATGCTGGGCTATCTGCATTTTGTTGCCGGTATTCAGGCGAAAGGCCAGCGCTGGCTTTATAGCGACAAACCCTATGCGCTGGCAACGCCGGCGATTTCAGTGATCAATCAGTGGCAATTGGCGCTGGATAACGGTTCGCTGCCGTCATTCATACAGAGCCTTGCGCCACATCATCCGCAATATGCCGCCATGCACCAGTCACTGCTGACGCTGGTGGGGGATTCTCGCCCGTGGCCGCAAATCGCCAGTAACGTTACGCTGCGACCAGGGCAGTGGAGCAACGATGTTCCGGCGTTGCGCGAGATCCTGCAACGCACCGGCATGCTGGAAGGCGGGCCGAACATCGTGTTGCCTGGCGATCAGGTTGCAGTCAGCACCTCTGCGGCGTCGACCAGAAAAAAAGTACCGACGCGCGCGGCTTACGATCGGCAACTGGTTGAGGCAGTAAAACGCTTTCAGGCCTGGCAGGGGCTGCATGCCGATGGTGTGATTGGCCAGGGCACGCGTGACTGGCTGAATGTCAGCCCGTCGCAGCGCGCTGCATTGCTGGCGCTCAATATCCAACGGCTGCGTCTGCTGCCGGTGACGCTTTCCACCGGCATTATGGTGAATATTCCGGAGTACTCGTTGGTTTATTATCTCAACGGCAGCCAGGTGCTGGCGTCGCGGGTGATTGTTGGACGCCCCGATCGCAAAACGCCGATGATGAGCAGTGCGCTGAACAATGTGGTGGTCAATCCGCCGTGGAATGTACCGCCAACGCTGGCGCGCCAGGATATTCTTCCGAAGGTTCTGAACGATCCGACATACCTTGAACGCCACGGTTATACCGTGCTGCGCGGCTGGAACAGCAAAGAGGCGATCGACCCGTCAATGGTTGACTGGGCGACGATTACGCCATCGAATCTACCGTTCCGTTTCCAGCAGGCGCCGGGTGTACAGAACTCCCTTGGTCGTTACAAATTCAATATGCCGAGCTCTGATGCCATCTATTTGCATGACACGCCGAACCATAACTTGTTCCAGAAAGAGACGCGGGCGCTGAGTTCTGGTTGTGTGCGGGTGAATAAGGCGTCTGAACTGGCAAATATGCTGTTGCAGGATGCTGGATGGAACGATACGCGTATCTCTGATGCCTTAAAGCAGGGAGATACCCGTTACGTAAATATTCGACACAATATCCCCGTGAATCTCTACTATCTGACTGCGTTTGTGGGGGCCGATGGTCGCACGCAGTATCGTACAGATATTTACAATTACGATCTTACTGCGCGATCGGGCGCACAAATCTTGCCAAAAGCTGAACAATTAATCAGATAA
- the mukB gene encoding chromosome partition protein MukB, which translates to MIDRGKFRSLTLINWNGFFARTFDLDELVTTLSGGNGAGKSTTMAAFVTALIPDLTLLHFRNTTEAGATSGSRDKGLHGKLKAGVCYSVLDVINSRHQRVLVGVRLQQVAGRDRKVDIKPFAIQGLPTSILPTQLLTETLNERQARVLSLQEVKDKLDAMEGVQFKQFNSITDYHALMFDLGIVARRLRSASDRSKFYRLIEASLYGGISSAITRSLRDYLLPENSGVRKAFQDMEAALRENRMTLEAIRVTQSDRDLFKHLISEATNYVAADYMRHANERRVHLDKALEFRRDLFTSRQQLAGEQYKHVDMARELAEHAGAEGDLEADYQAASDHLNLVQTALRQQEKIERYEADLEELQIRLEEQHEVVAEAAERQEENEARAEAAELEVDELKSQLADYQQALDVQQTRAIQYNQALQALERAKELCRLPDLTSETADEWLETFQAKEQEATEKLLSLDQKLSVAQTAHSQFEQAYQLVAAINGPLARNEAWEVARELLRDGVNQRHLAEQVQPLRMRLNELEQRLREQQEAERLFAEFCKRQGKQYDVEELENLHQELEAQIAALSDNVAAAGEQRLALRQELEQLQSRIQTLTKRAPVWLAAQNSLTQLSEQSGEAFESGQQVTEYLQQLLEREREAIVERDEIGARKRAVDDEIERLSQPGGAEDSRLNALAERFGGVLLSEIYDDVSIDDAPYYSALYGPSRHAIVVPDLSQVAEMLEGLEDCPEDLYLIEGDPQSFDDSVFAVDELEKAVVVKIADRQWRYSRFPTLPLFGRAARESRIESLHAEREELAERFATLSFDVQKTQRLHQAFSRFIGSHLAVAFEDDPEAEIRALNSRRGELERAISNHENDNQQNRVQFEQAKEGVAQLNRLLPRVNLLADDTLADRVDEIQERLDEAQEAARFIQQFGNQLAKLEPVVSVLQSDPEQFEQLKADYAASQQVQRDARQQAFVLAEVVQRRAHFSYSDSAEMFNGNNDLNEKLRQRLEQAEAERTRAREAMRSHAAQFSQYNQVLASLKSSFDTKKELLNDLQKELQEIGVRADGGAEERARIRRDELHAQLSTNRARRNQLEKALTFCEAEMDNLTRKLRRLERDYHEMREQVVTAKAGWCAVMRMVKDNGVERRLHRRELAYLSADELRSMSDKALGALRLAVADNEHLRDVLRMSEDPKRPERKIQFFVAVYQHLRERIRQDIIRTDDPVEAIEQMEIELSRLTEELTSREQKLAISSRSVANIIRKTIQREQNRIRMLNQGLQSVSFGQVNSVRLNVNVRETHATLLAVLSEQHEQHQDLFNSNRLTFSEALAKLYQRLNPQVDMGQRTPQTIGEELLDYRNYLEMEVEVNRGSDGWLRAESGALSTGEAIGTGMSILVMVVQSWEDEARRLRGKDISPCRLLFLDEAARLDARSIATLFELCERLEMQLIIAAPENISPEKGTTYKLVRKVFQNHEHVHVVGLRGFAAQLPETLPGTADAS; encoded by the coding sequence ATGATCGATCGCGGTAAATTTCGTTCGCTAACGCTGATTAACTGGAACGGCTTTTTTGCCCGCACCTTTGACCTGGATGAGCTGGTTACCACGCTTTCCGGGGGGAACGGCGCCGGGAAATCCACCACCATGGCGGCGTTTGTCACGGCGCTGATCCCCGATCTGACGCTGCTGCACTTCCGTAACACCACCGAAGCGGGCGCAACCTCCGGCTCCCGCGATAAAGGGCTGCACGGTAAGCTGAAAGCCGGTGTCTGTTATTCGGTGCTGGATGTGATCAACTCCCGCCATCAGCGCGTGCTGGTGGGGGTACGTCTGCAACAGGTCGCCGGGCGCGATCGTAAAGTGGATATTAAACCTTTCGCCATTCAGGGCTTGCCGACCTCCATACTGCCGACGCAGTTGCTGACCGAAACGCTGAACGAGCGCCAGGCGCGCGTGCTTTCGTTGCAGGAAGTGAAAGACAAACTGGATGCGATGGAAGGGGTGCAGTTTAAGCAGTTCAACTCCATCACCGATTACCACGCGCTGATGTTCGATCTGGGCATCGTCGCGCGTCGTCTGCGTTCCGCATCGGATCGCAGCAAATTCTATCGCCTGATCGAAGCCTCGCTGTACGGCGGGATCTCCAGCGCCATTACCCGCTCGCTGCGCGACTATCTGTTGCCGGAAAACAGCGGCGTGCGTAAAGCGTTCCAGGACATGGAAGCAGCGCTGCGCGAAAACAGGATGACGCTGGAAGCGATTCGCGTGACCCAGTCGGATCGCGATCTGTTCAAACATTTGATTAGCGAAGCCACCAACTATGTGGCGGCGGATTATATGCGCCACGCCAATGAGCGTCGCGTGCATCTGGATAAAGCGCTGGAGTTCCGCCGGGATCTGTTTACCTCGCGCCAGCAGCTGGCAGGCGAGCAGTATAAGCATGTCGATATGGCGCGCGAGCTGGCGGAACATGCCGGTGCGGAAGGCGATCTGGAAGCCGATTACCAGGCAGCCAGCGATCACCTGAACCTGGTGCAAACGGCGCTGCGCCAGCAGGAAAAAATCGAGCGCTATGAAGCGGATCTCGAAGAGTTACAGATTCGCCTCGAAGAGCAGCACGAAGTGGTGGCTGAAGCTGCCGAGCGCCAGGAAGAGAACGAAGCCCGCGCCGAAGCCGCCGAGCTGGAAGTGGATGAGCTGAAGAGCCAGCTTGCCGATTACCAGCAGGCGCTGGATGTGCAGCAAACCCGCGCTATTCAGTACAACCAGGCGTTGCAGGCACTGGAGCGGGCAAAAGAGCTGTGCCGTCTGCCGGATCTGACGTCGGAAACCGCTGATGAATGGCTGGAAACTTTCCAGGCTAAAGAGCAGGAAGCGACCGAAAAACTGCTGTCGCTGGATCAGAAATTAAGCGTTGCCCAGACCGCGCATAGCCAGTTCGAGCAGGCTTACCAACTGGTTGCCGCCATCAACGGTCCGCTGGCGCGTAATGAAGCCTGGGAAGTGGCGCGCGAGTTGCTGCGCGATGGTGTAAATCAGCGTCATCTGGCCGAACAGGTGCAGCCACTACGCATGCGTCTGAACGAGCTGGAACAGCGTCTGCGCGAACAGCAGGAAGCTGAGCGCCTGTTCGCCGAGTTCTGCAAGCGTCAGGGCAAACAGTATGACGTCGAAGAACTGGAAAATCTGCATCAGGAACTGGAAGCGCAAATCGCTGCGCTTTCCGATAACGTTGCCGCTGCCGGTGAACAGCGGCTTGCGCTGCGCCAGGAGCTGGAACAGCTGCAATCGCGCATTCAGACGCTGACCAAACGCGCGCCGGTATGGCTGGCGGCGCAGAACAGCCTGACGCAACTGAGCGAGCAGAGCGGTGAAGCGTTCGAATCTGGCCAGCAAGTGACGGAATACCTGCAACAATTGCTGGAGCGTGAACGCGAAGCGATCGTTGAGCGTGATGAAATTGGCGCGCGTAAACGTGCCGTCGATGATGAAATTGAACGTTTAAGCCAGCCTGGCGGTGCGGAAGATAGCCGTCTGAACGCGCTGGCCGAACGTTTTGGCGGTGTGCTGCTGTCGGAAATTTATGACGATGTCAGCATCGACGATGCGCCCTATTATTCAGCGCTGTATGGCCCGTCGCGTCACGCTATCGTGGTTCCTGATCTGTCGCAGGTGGCGGAGATGCTGGAAGGGCTGGAAGATTGCCCGGAAGATCTCTATCTGATCGAAGGCGATCCGCAATCCTTCGACGACAGCGTGTTCGCCGTCGACGAGCTGGAAAAAGCGGTGGTGGTGAAAATCGCCGATCGCCAGTGGCGTTATTCGCGGTTCCCGACGCTGCCGCTGTTTGGCCGCGCGGCGCGTGAAAGCCGTATCGAAAGCCTGCACGCCGAGCGTGAAGAGTTGGCCGAGCGTTTTGCGACGCTCTCTTTCGATGTGCAAAAAACGCAGCGTCTGCATCAGGCATTCAGCCGCTTTATCGGCAGCCATCTGGCGGTTGCGTTTGAGGACGATCCGGAAGCGGAAATCCGCGCACTCAACAGTCGCCGCGGCGAGCTGGAACGTGCTATCAGCAACCATGAAAACGACAACCAGCAAAACCGCGTGCAGTTTGAACAGGCGAAAGAGGGCGTTGCCCAGCTTAACCGCCTGCTGCCACGCGTGAATTTGCTGGCTGACGATACGCTGGCCGATCGCGTTGATGAAATACAGGAACGCCTGGACGAAGCGCAGGAAGCCGCGCGCTTTATTCAGCAGTTTGGTAACCAACTGGCAAAACTGGAACCGGTCGTTTCGGTATTGCAAAGCGACCCGGAACAGTTCGAGCAGTTAAAAGCCGATTATGCCGCATCCCAACAGGTGCAACGCGACGCTCGCCAGCAAGCGTTTGTACTGGCGGAAGTGGTACAGCGCCGTGCGCACTTCAGCTACTCCGATTCAGCGGAGATGTTCAACGGCAACAACGATCTGAACGAGAAGCTGCGTCAGCGTCTGGAGCAGGCGGAAGCCGAACGTACCCGGGCACGTGAAGCGATGCGCAGCCATGCCGCGCAGTTCAGCCAATACAACCAGGTGCTGGCCTCGCTGAAAAGTTCGTTTGATACCAAAAAAGAGCTGCTTAACGATCTGCAAAAAGAGTTGCAGGAGATCGGCGTGCGCGCCGACGGCGGTGCAGAAGAGCGGGCGCGTATTCGTCGTGATGAACTGCATGCGCAGCTCTCCACCAACCGCGCGCGTCGCAATCAACTGGAAAAAGCGCTCACCTTCTGTGAAGCGGAGATGGATAACCTGACCCGCAAACTGCGCCGCCTGGAGCGCGATTATCACGAAATGCGCGAGCAGGTGGTAACGGCAAAAGCGGGCTGGTGCGCGGTAATGCGCATGGTGAAAGACAATGGCGTTGAGCGCCGTCTGCACCGTCGCGAACTGGCCTATCTTTCGGCTGACGAACTGCGTTCCATGTCGGATAAAGCGCTGGGTGCGCTGCGTCTGGCGGTGGCGGATAACGAACATCTGCGCGATGTGCTGCGGATGTCGGAAGATCCGAAACGTCCGGAACGTAAGATCCAGTTCTTTGTCGCGGTGTATCAGCATCTGCGCGAACGTATCCGTCAGGATATTATTCGCACTGACGATCCGGTGGAAGCGATCGAACAGATGGAGATCGAGCTAAGCCGCCTGACGGAAGAGCTGACCTCGCGTGAGCAGAAGCTGGCTATCAGTTCTCGCAGCGTGGCGAACATCATCCGCAAAACCATTCAGCGCGAGCAGAACCGTATTCGCATGCTGAACCAGGGGCTGCAAAGCGTTTCGTTTGGTCAGGTCAACAGCGTGCGGCTGAATGTGAACGTGCGGGAAACCCACGCGACGCTGCTGGCGGTGCTTTCTGAACAGCATGAGCAGCATCAGGATCTGTTTAACAGTAACCGCCTGACCTTCTCGGAAGCGCTGGCGAAACTCTATCAGCGTCTGAATCCGCAAGTCGATATGGGCCAGCGGACGCCGCAAACCATCGGTGAAGAGCTGCTCGACTACCGCAACTATCTGGAGATGGAAGTGGAAGTTAACCGTGGTTCCGACGGCTGGCTGCGTGCGGAATCGGGTGCGCTGTCGACCGGTGAAGCGATCGGTACCGGGATGTCGATTCTGGTGATGGTGGTGCAGAGCTGGGAAGACGAAGCCCGTCGTCTGCGCGGCAAAGACATTTCGCCGTGCCGCCTGCTGTTCCTCGACGAAGCGGCGCGTCTTGATGCCCGCTCCATCGCAACGCTGTTTGAGTTGTGCGAGCGTCTGGAGATGCAGCTCATTATCGCGGCACCGGAAAATATCAGTCCGGAAAAAGGCACCACCTACAAACTGGTGCGTAAAGTCTTCCAGAATCATGAGCATGTACACGTCGTGGGGCTGCGCGGTTTTGCCGCCCAACTGCCGGAAACGCTCCCTGGTACGGCGGATGCCTCTTAA
- the mukE gene encoding chromosome partition protein MukE, translating into MSSTNIEQVMPVKLAQALANPLFPALDSALRSGRHIGLDELDNHAFLMDFQEYLEEFYARYNVELIRAPEGFFYLRPRSTTLIPRSVLSELDMMVGKILCYLYLSPERLANEGIFTQQELYDELLSLADEPKLLKLVNNRSTGSDLDRQKLQEKVRSSLNRLRRLGMIWFMGNDSSKFRITESVFRFGADVRSGDDPREAQLRMIRDGEAMPVENHLQLNDEPEENQPDSSEEE; encoded by the coding sequence ATGTCATCGACAAATATTGAACAAGTGATGCCGGTTAAACTGGCGCAGGCGCTGGCTAACCCACTGTTTCCGGCGCTCGACAGCGCATTGCGCTCAGGACGGCATATCGGCCTTGACGAGCTGGATAATCATGCCTTTTTGATGGACTTTCAGGAGTATCTGGAAGAGTTTTACGCGCGTTACAACGTTGAGCTGATCCGTGCGCCGGAAGGTTTCTTCTATCTGCGCCCGCGCTCCACCACGCTGATTCCGCGTTCGGTGCTTTCCGAGCTGGATATGATGGTGGGTAAAATTCTCTGCTACCTGTACCTGAGCCCGGAGCGTCTGGCGAATGAAGGGATCTTCACGCAGCAGGAGTTGTACGATGAACTGCTGTCGCTGGCCGATGAACCGAAACTATTGAAACTGGTCAACAACCGCTCAACCGGCTCCGATCTTGACCGGCAGAAGTTGCAGGAAAAGGTACGCTCCTCGCTCAACCGTCTGCGTCGCCTTGGCATGATCTGGTTTATGGGCAATGACAGCAGCAAATTCCGCATCACGGAATCGGTGTTCCGCTTTGGTGCAGATGTCCGCTCCGGCGACGATCCGCGCGAAGCGCAACTGCGTATGATCCGCGACGGTGAGGCCATGCCAGTCGAAAACCACTTGCAGCTCAATGATGAGCCTGAAGAAAATCAGCCGGATAGCTCGGAGGAAGAGTAA